The following are encoded together in the Azospirillum brasilense genome:
- the exbB gene encoding tonB-system energizer ExbB codes for MFTALHTRSIAAMAAAGTFLSSGVGWAQGTPATNGGAPAAPASTAAPMTAPVTAPAADALAAPDAAAGAVEHLTAATATLPHDLSPWGMFMAASPVVQAVMIGLALASVATWTIFLAKSVELSKAKRKARASLAALEQARSLTQAAESIGFEKTPATAFLRAVIAEAHQSADAPSQEGLKERAASRLERIEAAEGRRMMRGTGILASIGSTAPFVGLFGTVWGIMVSFIGIAKSQTTNLAVVAPGIAEALLATAIGLVAAIPAVVIYNGFARSIGGYRAQLGDSSAAVLRLLSRDMDRRALPRAVSKAAE; via the coding sequence ATGTTCACAGCGCTTCACACCCGTTCCATCGCCGCGATGGCCGCCGCCGGCACCTTCCTGTCGAGCGGAGTTGGCTGGGCGCAGGGCACCCCCGCAACCAACGGCGGCGCTCCCGCGGCACCGGCCTCCACGGCAGCGCCCATGACGGCGCCTGTGACGGCGCCCGCCGCCGACGCTCTGGCCGCCCCGGACGCTGCGGCGGGAGCGGTCGAGCATCTGACCGCCGCGACGGCGACGCTGCCGCACGACCTGTCCCCCTGGGGCATGTTCATGGCGGCGAGCCCGGTGGTGCAGGCGGTGATGATCGGGTTGGCGCTGGCCTCGGTGGCGACCTGGACCATCTTCCTCGCCAAGTCGGTGGAGCTGTCGAAGGCCAAGCGCAAGGCGCGGGCCTCCCTGGCGGCGCTGGAGCAGGCGCGCTCGCTGACCCAGGCGGCCGAGAGCATCGGCTTCGAAAAGACCCCGGCCACCGCCTTCCTGCGCGCCGTGATCGCCGAGGCGCACCAGTCCGCCGACGCCCCCTCGCAAGAGGGTCTGAAGGAGCGCGCAGCCTCCCGCCTGGAGCGGATCGAGGCGGCGGAGGGGCGGCGTATGATGCGCGGCACCGGCATCCTCGCCAGCATCGGCTCCACGGCTCCCTTCGTCGGGCTGTTCGGCACGGTGTGGGGCATCATGGTCAGCTTCATCGGCATCGCCAAGTCGCAGACGACCAACCTCGCCGTGGTGGCGCCGGGCATCGCCGAAGCGCTGCTGGCGACGGCCATCGGCCTCGTCGCGGCCATCCCGGCGGTGGTGATCTACAACGGCTTCGCCCGCTCCATCGGCGGTTACCGCGCCCAGCTCGGCGACTCGTCGGCGGCGGTGCTGCGGCTGCTGAGCCGCGACATGGACCGCCGCGCCCTGCCGCGCGCCGTGTCCAAGGCGGCGGAGTAA